A stretch of Telopea speciosissima isolate NSW1024214 ecotype Mountain lineage chromosome 11, Tspe_v1, whole genome shotgun sequence DNA encodes these proteins:
- the LOC122644726 gene encoding uncharacterized protein LOC122644726, whose product MDIPSSYLSSITILTRDNYQKWVEDLELHLGFLDLDLALRELKPSPLTDSSTIEEKIKFEKWDNANRKCILVMKKAVPKTIHGNVEVRDTAIEFLNAIKTRFELNTKVESSDLMSKLMNPHYDGGSVGEYILGLPTIAVKLGDLDIKISDDLIVHIALHTLPGPYKVLQSTYTELRDKWSLDELISICT is encoded by the coding sequence ATGGATATTCCTTCCAGTTATTTGTCCTCTATCACAATTCTTACTAGGGATAACTATCAGAAATGGGTGGAAGATTTGGAACTGCATTTGGGTTTCCTAGACCTAGACTTGGCACTCAGGGAGCTTAAACCTAGTCCTCTCACTGATAGTAGCACCATTGAGGAAAAGATCAAGTTTGAGAAATGGGATAATGCAAACAGAAAGTGCATATTAGTTATGAAAAAGGCAGTTCCTAAGACCATACATGGGAATGTAGAAGTCAGAGACACTGCCATAGAGTTCCTGAATGCTATAAAGACTAGGTTTGAACTTAACACAAAGGTTGAATCAAGTGACTTAATGAGTAAACTGATGAATCCTCATTATGATGGAGGCAGTGTTGGGGAATACATCTTGGGCTTACCTACTATTGCTGTCAAGCTGGGAGATCTTGACATCAAAATAAGTGATGATCTTATTGTGCATATTGCACTGCATACCCTTCCTGGTCCATACAAGGTTCTCCAATCTACCTATACTGAACTGAGGGACAAGTGGAGCTTGGATGAGCTTATCTCCATTTGCACCtag